In the Oreochromis aureus strain Israel breed Guangdong linkage group 14, ZZ_aureus, whole genome shotgun sequence genome, one interval contains:
- the sept4b gene encoding septin 4b isoform X2, translated as MAANSEANSDGEDQDKEYVGFATLPNQVHRKSVKKGFDFTLMVAGESGLGKSTLVNSLFLTDLYKDRKLLNAEERITQTVEITKHTVDIEEKGVKLKLTIVDTPGFGDAVNNTECWKSVADYIDQQFEQYFRDESGLNRKNIQDNRVHCCLYFISPFGHGLRPLDVEFMKALHEKVNIVPVLAKADTLTPGEVKKKKIKIREEIEQYGIKIYQFPDCDSDEDEDFKQQDHALKESIPFAVIGSNTVVEAKGKRVRGRLYPWGIVEVENPAHCDFVKLRNMLVRTHMQDLKDVTRETHYENYRAQCIQSMTRMVVKERNRNKLTRESGTDFPIPVVPGVAESETEKLIREKDEELRRMQEMLQRIQDHMITQKDGY; from the exons ATGGCAGCAAATTCAGAAGCAAACAGTGATGGAGAG GACCAGGACAAGGAGTACGTGGGTTTCGCAACGCTGCCAAACCAGGTGCACCGCAAGTCTGTCAAGAAAGGATTTGACTTCACGCTCATGGTAGCAG GTGAATCTGGCCTGGGAAAGTCCACCCTGGTCAACAGTCTGTTTCTCACAGATCTGTACAAAGATAGGAAGCTGCTCAATGCAGAAG AGAGAATCACACAAACGGTAGAAATCACCAAACACACGGTGGATATAGAGGAGAAAGGTGTCAAATTGAAACTCACCATTGTGGATACCCCTGGGTTTGGGGACGCTGTGAACAACACTGAATG CTGGAAGTCAGTGGCTGACTACATCGACCAGCAGTTCGAGCAGTACTTCAGGGATGAGAGTGGCCTCAATCGCAAGAACATCCAGGACAACCGCGTACACTGCTGCCTCTATTTCATCTCACCCTTCGGTCACGG CCTCCGACCTCTGGATGTGGAATTTATGAAGGCTCTCCATGAGAAGGTCAACATTGTCCCAGTCTTGGCCAAAGCAGACACACTCACCCCTGGTgaagtgaagaaaaagaaaattaag aTCAGAGAGGAGATTGAGCAGTACGGTATAAAGATATACCAGTTCCCCGACTGCGActcagatgaagatgaagatttCAAGCAACAAGACCATGCGCTGAAG GAAAGCATCCCCTTTGCAGTAATTGGCAGTAACACCGTGGTGGAGGCCAAAGGAAAGAGGGTGCGAGGCCGTCTGTACCCCTGGGGTATTGTAGAAG TGGAAAACCCAGCACACTGCGATTTCGTGAAGCTGAGGAACATGCTCGTTCGCACGCACATGCAAGATCTCAAGGACGTGACCCGAGAGACTCACTACGAGAACTACAGAGCCCAGTGCATCCAGAGCATGACCCGCATGGTCGTCAAGGAGCGCAACCGCAA TAAGTTAACCCGGGAGAGCGGCACAGACTTCCCCATCCCAGTGGTGCCCGGAGTGGCCGAGTCCGAGACGGAAAAGCTCATCAGAGAGAAAGATGAGGAG CTGCGGCGGATGCAGGAGATGCTGCAGAGGATCCAGGATCATATGATCACTCAGAAGGATGGCTATTGA
- the sept4b gene encoding septin 4b isoform X1 has protein sequence MENSSSNSRFRSTVFNHDDEDQDKEYVGFATLPNQVHRKSVKKGFDFTLMVAGESGLGKSTLVNSLFLTDLYKDRKLLNAEERITQTVEITKHTVDIEEKGVKLKLTIVDTPGFGDAVNNTECWKSVADYIDQQFEQYFRDESGLNRKNIQDNRVHCCLYFISPFGHGLRPLDVEFMKALHEKVNIVPVLAKADTLTPGEVKKKKIKIREEIEQYGIKIYQFPDCDSDEDEDFKQQDHALKESIPFAVIGSNTVVEAKGKRVRGRLYPWGIVEVENPAHCDFVKLRNMLVRTHMQDLKDVTRETHYENYRAQCIQSMTRMVVKERNRNKLTRESGTDFPIPVVPGVAESETEKLIREKDEELRRMQEMLQRIQDHMITQKDGY, from the exons GACCAGGACAAGGAGTACGTGGGTTTCGCAACGCTGCCAAACCAGGTGCACCGCAAGTCTGTCAAGAAAGGATTTGACTTCACGCTCATGGTAGCAG GTGAATCTGGCCTGGGAAAGTCCACCCTGGTCAACAGTCTGTTTCTCACAGATCTGTACAAAGATAGGAAGCTGCTCAATGCAGAAG AGAGAATCACACAAACGGTAGAAATCACCAAACACACGGTGGATATAGAGGAGAAAGGTGTCAAATTGAAACTCACCATTGTGGATACCCCTGGGTTTGGGGACGCTGTGAACAACACTGAATG CTGGAAGTCAGTGGCTGACTACATCGACCAGCAGTTCGAGCAGTACTTCAGGGATGAGAGTGGCCTCAATCGCAAGAACATCCAGGACAACCGCGTACACTGCTGCCTCTATTTCATCTCACCCTTCGGTCACGG CCTCCGACCTCTGGATGTGGAATTTATGAAGGCTCTCCATGAGAAGGTCAACATTGTCCCAGTCTTGGCCAAAGCAGACACACTCACCCCTGGTgaagtgaagaaaaagaaaattaag aTCAGAGAGGAGATTGAGCAGTACGGTATAAAGATATACCAGTTCCCCGACTGCGActcagatgaagatgaagatttCAAGCAACAAGACCATGCGCTGAAG GAAAGCATCCCCTTTGCAGTAATTGGCAGTAACACCGTGGTGGAGGCCAAAGGAAAGAGGGTGCGAGGCCGTCTGTACCCCTGGGGTATTGTAGAAG TGGAAAACCCAGCACACTGCGATTTCGTGAAGCTGAGGAACATGCTCGTTCGCACGCACATGCAAGATCTCAAGGACGTGACCCGAGAGACTCACTACGAGAACTACAGAGCCCAGTGCATCCAGAGCATGACCCGCATGGTCGTCAAGGAGCGCAACCGCAA TAAGTTAACCCGGGAGAGCGGCACAGACTTCCCCATCCCAGTGGTGCCCGGAGTGGCCGAGTCCGAGACGGAAAAGCTCATCAGAGAGAAAGATGAGGAG CTGCGGCGGATGCAGGAGATGCTGCAGAGGATCCAGGATCATATGATCACTCAGAAGGATGGCTATTGA